The genomic interval GCTGGGTCGACTTCGAGCGCGGGTACAAGACCCTCGATGTCGGCTTCATGGAGTCGGTCCTCTGGGCGTTCAAGGAGCTGTGGGACAAGGGGCTCGCCTACGAGGGCTACCGCGTCCTGCCGTACTGCTGGCGCGACGAGACCCCGCTGTCCAACCACGAGCTGCGCATGGACGACGACGTCTACAAGATGCGCCAGGATCCGTCGGTCACCGTCACCTTCCCCCTCGTCGGCGCGAAGGCCGAGGCCCTCGGGCTCACCGGCGTGCGTGCGCTCGCCTGGACGACGACCCCCTGGACGCTTCCGACGAACCTCGCCCTCGCGGTGGGTCCCGACATCACCTACGTCGTCGTCCCGGGCGGTCCCCGTGGCGCGGCGGATGTTCTGCAGGATGCCGAGGAGGCCACCGCCCACCGGTACCTGCTCGCCGCCGAGCTGCTCGCCGGCTACGCGAAGGACCTCGGCTACGAGAACCCCGCCGACGCCGCTGACGCCGTCGAGCGCACGATCTCGGGCGCCGAGCTGGCCGACGTGCAGTACGACCGGCTCTTCGACTACTACGCGGATGCCGAGGTGTGGGGCACCGGTCGCGCGTGGCGCATCCTCGTCGATGACTACGTCACGACGACCGACGGCACCGGCATCGTCCATCAGGCCCCGGCCTACGGTGAGGACGACCAGCGCGTGACCGAGGCCGCCGGCATCCCCCTCATCATGAGCCTCGACGACGGCGGAAAGTTCCTGCCGCAGGTCACCGACGTCGCCGGTCAGCTGTGGATGGACGCCAACCGCCCGCTCATCCGACTGCTCAAGGCCGAGGGGCGCCTGTTGCGCGAGGCCTCCTACGAGCACTCCTACCCGCACTGCTGGCGCTGCCGGAACCCCCTCATCTACAAGGCCGTCTCGAGCTGGTTCGTGCGGGTGACGGCGATCAAGGACCGCCTCGTCGAGCTGAACGAGCAGATCACCTGGGCGCCCGAGAACGTCAAGCACGGCCAGTTCGGCAAGTGGCTGGAAGGTGCGCGCGACTGGTCGATCAGCCGCAACCGGTTCTGGGGGTCGCCGATCCCGGTGTGGCGCAGCGACGATCCGGAGCACCCGCGCATCGATGTCTACGGCTCGCTGGCCGACCTCGAACGCGACTTCGGGCGCCTGCCGCGCAACGAGTCCGGCGAGGTCGACCTGCACCGTCCGTACATCGATGAACTGACACGGCCGAACCCCGACGACCCGTCGGGACGGTCCACCATGCGTCGCATCGAGGACGTCTTCGACGTCTGGTTCGACTCCGGGTCGATGCCGTACGCGCAGGTGCACTACCCGTTCGAGAACCGGGAGTGGTTCGACGAGCACGCGCCGGCGGACTTCATCGTCGAGTACATCGGTCAGACCCGCGGCTGGTTCTACGTCATGCACGTCCTCTCCGGTGCGCTGTTCGACCGTCCCGCCTTCACCGGGGTCGCCTGCCACGGCATCGTGCTCGGCAGCGACGGCCAGAAGATGAGCAAATCGCTGCGGAACTATCCCGACGTGAGCGAGGTGTTCGACCGCGACGGCTCCGACGCGATGCGCTGGTTCCTCATGGCGTCGTCGGTGCTCCGCGGCGGCAACCTCATCGTGACGGAGGAGGGCATCCGCGCGGGCGTGCGGGAGTTCCTGCTGCCGCTGTGGAACGCGTGGTACTTCTTCGCCACCTATGCGAACGCGGCGTCCGCCGGCGACGCGGCCGCGCCCGGCACCGGCTACACCGCGCGCTGGCGCACCGATTCGACGAACGTCCTCGACCGCTACATCCTCGCTCTGACGGGCGACCTCGTCCGTGACGTCGCCGCCGAGCTCGAGGTGCTCGACTCGACGACCGCCGCCGCGAAGCTCCGCGACTTCGCCGAGGCTCTGAC from Microbacterium aurum carries:
- the ileS gene encoding isoleucine--tRNA ligase, whose translation is MTYPRPSISSFGAAADAALVPSPRFPDIERDVLDFWARDDTFRASIAQREGAEEWVFYDGPPFANGLPHYGHLLTGYAKDLFPRFQTMRGKKVDRVFGWDTHGLPAELEAMKQLGITEKSEIEAMGLAAFNAKARESVLEYTQQWQDYVTRQARWVDFERGYKTLDVGFMESVLWAFKELWDKGLAYEGYRVLPYCWRDETPLSNHELRMDDDVYKMRQDPSVTVTFPLVGAKAEALGLTGVRALAWTTTPWTLPTNLALAVGPDITYVVVPGGPRGAADVLQDAEEATAHRYLLAAELLAGYAKDLGYENPADAADAVERTISGAELADVQYDRLFDYYADAEVWGTGRAWRILVDDYVTTTDGTGIVHQAPAYGEDDQRVTEAAGIPLIMSLDDGGKFLPQVTDVAGQLWMDANRPLIRLLKAEGRLLREASYEHSYPHCWRCRNPLIYKAVSSWFVRVTAIKDRLVELNEQITWAPENVKHGQFGKWLEGARDWSISRNRFWGSPIPVWRSDDPEHPRIDVYGSLADLERDFGRLPRNESGEVDLHRPYIDELTRPNPDDPSGRSTMRRIEDVFDVWFDSGSMPYAQVHYPFENREWFDEHAPADFIVEYIGQTRGWFYVMHVLSGALFDRPAFTGVACHGIVLGSDGQKMSKSLRNYPDVSEVFDRDGSDAMRWFLMASSVLRGGNLIVTEEGIRAGVREFLLPLWNAWYFFATYANAASAGDAAAPGTGYTARWRTDSTNVLDRYILALTGDLVRDVAAELEVLDSTTAAAKLRDFAEALTNWYIRRSRDRFWVGVVPGDESTTEAFDTLYTVLETLTRVAAPLLPLVTERVWQGLTGGRSVHLEDWPDADAFPAAADIRAAMDTVREVSSVANALRKKEGKRVRLPLPALTVAVTDAAALSQFEDIVRDELNVKSVQVIELTEGLAEQYGISQRLAVNARAAGPRLGKQVQHVIAGAKAGVWSVVDGVVIVDGVALEPSEYELTLEAGGVAEGTAISLLSGGGFVLLDTTTTPELEAEGLARDVIRAVQETRRAAGFDVSDRIRLQLLFADAQDAAAVASAFTAADVAGETLAVEYAVVAPERTVLVGEGSVLAGAETIDAEYTASVAAGAYANVGEVTIAVTRVGRTS